In Verrucomicrobiota bacterium, the genomic window CCAACGTCGCGAAGACTGGTTTTGATACGGGTTCCGGCCAAGGTTGAGGTCGCCGAGTATCCCTGGCTGTCCTCTCCTTGAACGGTAAAAGGACTCAGTTCATAGAGTTCTTCTTCCTCGCTTTCTTGTTGAGCATGAATTTGCGTTCCTAGAAGGGCGCAAGCAAGAAAAGCGCAGCTAAGACGATAGAATGGTTTCGTTTGCATGTTAGAGCTTATTAGAGGTTTAGGTTTTGATAAACTGCTAATTTATCCTGGAGTTTAGGGAACGCAGAAATATCAATTTGCAAAATGCCGATCACCGTAGTTTTAAAAAGCCAAAATAATTTGAAACAGTTCAAATCTCAGATCTCGAAAGATTTATTTTTTTTGAGGAATCCAAAAATAACGATTTAATGAATCCCGCCTGGAAAGAGAACTCAACCTAAGGAAAGAGTTGCCATGAGAAGTTTACTCCCGACAATCCGCATCGCAACCTGAAGAAAAAACCTATGACAGTTATCTCAAGTAATACCCCACTGGATGAACGCACCAAGAAACAGATTTTCTGGGCGTGTTTTGTAGCCTTGGTCGCAACCTCGTTTGTGTTTGGCGTCCGCGCCAACGTGATCGGAGACCTGGCGGTAAAATTCGATTTATCGGAAGCCCAGAAAGGCACGATCCTGGGAGTCGGCTTGTGGCCCTTCGCGATCAGTATCGTCATCTTTAGCCTGATCATAGATAAGATCGGCTACAAAACCGCAGCAGTGATCGCCATCGTCTGCCACGTCGCCTCTCTATTGCTAACAATTTTCGCAACCGGGTTTACCAGCCTCTATTGGGCGACGTTCCTGGTCGCGATAGCCAATGGGATTGTCGAAGCGTTTATCAATCCTGTTGTAGCAACAGTCTTCCGCGAAAATAAAGCAAAGTGGTTAAACATACTCCATGCTGGCTGGCCGGCAGGAATGGCTCTTGGCGCACTTTTTACAGTTTTACTGGGCGGCTTGGACTGGCAGCTCAAATACGGTATGTGTTTCATACCCGTAATCATCTACACCATTCTTATTCTTCCCTGTAAGTTTCCACCCAATGAACGGGTTGCCGCAGGTATTCCCTATCGGGATATGCTGGGTGAAGTAGGTGCGATTGGATTTTTTATCATCGGCTGGCTCATGACCATGGGTGTCGCACAAATAGCCGGCGTCCAACTCAACTGGACCGTTCCTGTAGGAGTCGCAGCCGTGGTTGCGGTACTGGCTGGCCTCTATACGCGTGGACCAGGTAACTGGATGTTCCTTTTGATTCTCCTAACCATGGGTCCACTGGCTACCACCGAATTGGGTACCGACTCATGGATGCCCGACCTCTTGGGAGCGGAGCTATCCCCCAAAGGCGCGACCTGGGTCTTTATTTACGTATCGACCATTATGACGATCATGCGCTTTTACGCCGGTCCGATCGTCCACAAGTTTTCTCCCATTGGGTTATTGGTTCTCAGTGCAGCGATTGCAATCGTTGGCTTAATGTTCCTATCCAAAGCAGCCGCGTTCGTAGTCGTTATCGCAGCAACGGTTTACGCCATTGGTAAAACCTTTCTCTGGTCAACAACGCTGGGAATGGTATCTGAGCAATTTCCCAAAGGAGGTGCTCTTACTTTGAACGGGGTATCCGCAGTTGGGGTACTGGGCATGGGAATCATTGGCGCTCCCTTCATGGGCGTTCTCCAGGATCGCGAAGTTGATGCACAACTATCATCTAACGCTCCGGCCATTTACGAACAGATCAATGGCGACGGACGACAGACCATTTTTGGTGAAGTTCCAAGTCTGAACCTGGAGGCCGCAGCTGCCCTTGGGGCAAGCGGCCAGGAACAACTGAGTGCGATTCAGAAAGCCAGTAAAAAAGGAAGCTTTGCCAAGGTGGCCATTCTGCCCGGTTTCATGCTCGCCTGTTACCTGATCCTCTTTTTCTACTTCAAATCCAAAGGCGGCTATAAACCGATTGACCTTCACAGTTAGGGAAAAACCGAAGGATTAGATCAGCAAATTAAATAAAAGGATTAACTGTGGAAGAAATTGGAGTTATCGGCACTGGACTAATGGGAGCAGGCATTGCGCAAGTTGCGGCTCAGTCTGGATTTAGAGTTTTGATTACAGACCAGCAAGCTGAGGCCCTGCAAGGCGCTTTAAGCAAGATCGAGAAAGGATTGGTGCGAGCCAATGAGCGGGGTTTGCTCAAAGAAGAGGTCGATGTGATCCTGGCCCGCATTCAAACCACCTCCGAGCTCAACGACTTTGCCAGGCTTGACGTTGTTATTGAAGCGATAAGCGAACAA contains:
- a CDS encoding MFS transporter, which gives rise to MTVISSNTPLDERTKKQIFWACFVALVATSFVFGVRANVIGDLAVKFDLSEAQKGTILGVGLWPFAISIVIFSLIIDKIGYKTAAVIAIVCHVASLLLTIFATGFTSLYWATFLVAIANGIVEAFINPVVATVFRENKAKWLNILHAGWPAGMALGALFTVLLGGLDWQLKYGMCFIPVIIYTILILPCKFPPNERVAAGIPYRDMLGEVGAIGFFIIGWLMTMGVAQIAGVQLNWTVPVGVAAVVAVLAGLYTRGPGNWMFLLILLTMGPLATTELGTDSWMPDLLGAELSPKGATWVFIYVSTIMTIMRFYAGPIVHKFSPIGLLVLSAAIAIVGLMFLSKAAAFVVVIAATVYAIGKTFLWSTTLGMVSEQFPKGGALTLNGVSAVGVLGMGIIGAPFMGVLQDREVDAQLSSNAPAIYEQINGDGRQTIFGEVPSLNLEAAAALGASGQEQLSAIQKASKKGSFAKVAILPGFMLACYLILFFYFKSKGGYKPIDLHS